Proteins from one Podospora pseudoanserina strain CBS 124.78 chromosome 1, whole genome shotgun sequence genomic window:
- a CDS encoding hypothetical protein (EggNog:ENOG503NWXD; COG:G), translating to MSRDLSPAHSGLSSGAAVESDVKSTLTTAGSISKRPLIGKRHASTRSDASGLLPSEPGSHPDSPLSPPSPGSDSEEDTYPEGGLRAWLVVFGSWLALFASLGLMNVMATFDTYLSARHLVDHDNGTVGGIISLYTILSFTLGIYVGPVFDKHGPRWPIVGGSVCLFAALIVVSISTNYWHLLVAFAVFSGLGSALLFTPSIAAIGHFFNERRGLATGVATTAGSVSAVMFPYVVQELFVMVGWPWTMRALALICLGVAVGANFLIRSRLPPAKHAKITPSVRVFQTKGFGLTLGAVFLMQFAGFVPLSYLSGYVLAKGFGQEFSFDVVTVLNASSAFGRVAGGWLGDWVGVYNANVVFSVVASIACFAVWLPVEEGKAGMIGFAVLFGFTSGSNVSLMPVTVGKLCGTREYGRYYGTVYTIVSLGVLVAIPIAGKLVLGSRGSWDGLIVLTGVAYLASAVVFAVAKMSIVGWRSKPWVIF from the coding sequence ATGTCTCGAGATCTCTCCCCGGCGCACTCCGGCTTGTCCTCCGGCGCCGCGGTAGAGTCCGACGTCAAatcaaccctcaccaccgccggcagcaTCAGCAAACGCCCCTTGATCGGCAAACGCCACGCCAGCACCCGGTCTGACGCCTCCGGTCTTCTACCATCAGAACCAGGATCACACCCCGACTCCCCAttatcaccaccctcccccggcTCCGACTCGGAAGAAGACACCTACCCCGAAGGCGGCCTCCGCGCCTggctcgtcgtcttcggcAGCTGGCTCGCCCTCTTTGCCTCCCTCGGCCTGATGAACGTCATGGCCACATTTGACACTTACCTCTCGGCGCGCCACCTCGTCGACCACGACAACGGCACCGTGGGCGGGATTATTTCTCTGTACACCATCCTCAGCTTCACTCTGGGGATATACGTCGGTCCGGTATTCGACAAACACGGCCCGCGGTGGCCGATTGTCGGGGGGAGTGTTTGTCTTTTCGCGGCGTTGATCGTGGTCAGCATATCGACCAACTACTGGCATTTGCTGGTGGCGTTTGCGGTGTTCAGCGGTCTGGGGAGCGCCTTGCTCTTCACGCCGTCGATCGCGGCGATAGGACATTTCTTCAacgagaggagggggttagCCACCGGGGTGGCGACTACGGCGGGGAGCGTGAGCGCGGTGATGTTTCCGTATGTTGTGCAGGAGTTGTTTGTCATGGTTGGGTGGCCGTGGACGATGAGAGCGTTGGCGTTGATTTGTCTTGGGGTTGCGGTGGGGGCGAACTTCTTGATTAGATCGAGGTTACCGCCGGCGAAGCATGCCAAGATCACTCCCAGTGTGAGGGTTTTCCAGACAAAGGGGTTTGGGTTGACGCTGGGGGCGGTTTTTCTGATGCAGTTTGCGGGGTTTGTGCCGCTGAGTTATCTTTCGGGGTATGTGCTTGCCAAGGGGTTCGGGCAGGAGTTTTCGTTTGATGTTGTGACGGTGTTGAATGCCAGTTCGGCgtttgggagggtggcgggtggttggttgggggatTGGGTTGGGGTCTATAATGCGAATGTGGTGTTTTCGGTGGTGGCTTCTATCGCGTGTTTTGCGGTTTGGTTGCCTgttgaggaaggaaaggCCGGGATGATTGGGTTTGCGGTTTTGTTTGGGTTTACGTCTGGGAGTAATGTTAGTTTGATGCCGGTTACGGTAGGGAAACTGTGTGGGACGAGGGAGTATGGGAGGTATTATGGGACGGTGTATACTATTGTTAGTcttggggttttggttgcTATTCCTATTGCTGGgaagttggtgttggggagtaGGGGCAGTTGGGATGGGTTGATTGTTTTGACGGGGGTGGCGTATCTTGcttcggcggtggtgtttgcgGTTGCGAAGATGTCGATTGTAGGGTGGAGATCGAAGCCTTGGGTGATTTTTTGA